The following coding sequences lie in one Vespula pensylvanica isolate Volc-1 chromosome 7, ASM1446617v1, whole genome shotgun sequence genomic window:
- the LOC122630362 gene encoding uncharacterized protein LOC122630362, which yields MWKFVTRGIRETLERRVCRTDIYSQIIQDNNTKNEIKKKSLSCNHKFVGASYSAYKNGFCGSTRSKGAKDNNEGTKWDTKHNWTEAVGWSSVLAVGWVVCQSLCFHRRFFNKDKNELLNFETSLLSQARISYLLNEILNLHPKNILPVTNCINGTNKYIGKEKTKEIETKQKFEKSFGPITVEEAFNEAADEFNNVHKLVMGEQELHFGLKALDEKRYNDAVRHFSTGIKFSSVESMFNLGLCYELGLGTLIDYTKAASYYDQAAEQGHADAMYNLGVFHAQGKGDFILDLDTARLYFKKAAQLGQIQAQQALDLENIAEQSTSNDDVTNVSNDKYSLKINNFHYERSNKLFTKIANYANTYSNQSHTEYNKNSSECQSIDIVKNPTEIFLDYLGLTEPNIVPVPISLDECRVQC from the exons atgtGGAAATTCGTAACACGGGGCATTCGTGAAACATTAGAACGACGAGTATGTCGTACCGATATTTATTCGCAAATTATTCAAGACAACAatacgaaaaatgaaattaaaaaaaaatcattatcatGTAATCATAAATTTGTCGGAGCAAGTTATTCCGCATATAAGAATGGATTTTGTGGATCCACGAGATCTAAAGGTGCCAAAGATAATAATGAAGGTACTAAATGGGATACCAAACATAATTGGACCGAAGCAGTTGGCTGG TCTAGTGTATTGGCAGTTGGTTGGGTAGTGTGCCAGTCTTTGTGTTTTCATAGAAGATtctttaataaagataaaaatgaattattaaattttgaaacATCGCTATTATCCCAGGCTCGCATATCTTATCttcttaatgaaattttaaatctacatccaaaaaatatattacccGTTACTAATTGCATAAATGgcactaataaatatattggtaaagaaaaaactaaagaGATTGAAACcaaacaaaaatttgaaaaatcttttggaCCTATCACAGTCGAAGAG GCCTTCAATGAAGCTGCAGATGAGTTCAATAATGTTCATAAATTAGTTATGGGAGAGCAGGAATTGCATTTTGGTTTAAAAGCACTTGATGAAAAGCGTTACAATGATGCTGTGAGGCATTTTTCAACTgggataaaattttcttcggtTGAAAGCATGTTTAATCTTGGTCTGTGTTATGAATTAGGACTTGGAACATTGATAGATTATACAAAG GCTGCAAGCTACTATGATCAAGCAGCAGAACAGGGTCATGCTGATGCAATGTATAATTTAGGAGTATTTCATGCTCAAGGAAAAggtgattttattttagatttggACACAGCACGTTTATACTTTAAAAAAGCTGCACAATTAGGTCAGATTCAAGCACAACAAGCACTTGACTTAGAAAATATTGCAGAACAATCGACAAGTAATGATGACGTTACAAATGTttcaaatgataaatattcattaaaaatcaataattttcattatgagAGATCTAACAAGCTATTTACAAAAATAGCAAATTATGCTAATACATATAGTAACCAATCACATACtgaatacaataaaaattcatctGAATGTCAAAGCATAGACATAGTTAAAAATCctacagaaatatttttagattatttagGATTAACAGAACCGAATATAGTTCCTGTTCCAATTAGTTTAGATGAGTGTAGAGTACAATGTTAA
- the LOC122630367 gene encoding mitochondrial fission regulator 2-like, protein MGEAPKYYGKRRSIVRRIGSFLPLRPPPKIYVSVTPLHSMTSSMINEETSNDYVDSNGYGPASGRLLGSRPDLLEPISFGSEIRLLALEQELQELREQISVIVKSSKQSQYTSTASLSSEKDFKPQPPPPPPLPPPSTPHIARRASLQDHKIEDRKKVPLNTQKSMGDILKDIDKVKLRPIARSPGGRPLQMKRVNSPCNDLQEILRKRYIAMQSPDSRNSSGNLTLDDSFST, encoded by the exons atGGGTGAAGCACCTAAATATTACGGTAAAAGAAGGAGTATCGTTCGCAGAATTGGATCATTTTTACCTTTAAGGCCACCTCCAAAAATTTATGTAAGCGTCACACCTCTGCATTCTATGACAAGTTCCATGATTAACGAGGAAACTAGTAATGATTATGTTGATTCAAATGGTTATGGACCTGCAAG TGGTAGGTTATTAGGTAGCAGACCGGATTTATTAGAACCAATTAGCTTTGGTTCTGAAATTCGATTACTTGCTTTAGAACAAGAATTACAAGAGCTCAGAGAGCAGATATCGGTAATAGTTAAAAGTAGTAAACAATCGCAat ATACATCCACTGCATCTTTATCCAGCGAAAAGGATTTTAAACCTCAGCCACCTCCACCACCGCCGCTTCCGCCACCTTCAACTCCGCACATTGCAAGAAGGGCAAGTTTACAAGATCACAAAATTGAAGATCGTAAAAAAGTGCCATTAAATACACAGAAATCAATGGGTGATATATTGAAAGACATTGATAAAGTCAAGTTGAGGCCGATCGCAAg ATCCCCTGGAGGTCGACCATTACAAATGAAACGTGTAAATAGTCCGTGCAACGACTTGCAAGAAATTTTACGTAAACGATACATCGCAATGCAATCACCCGATAGCAGAAACTCATCTGGTAATTTAACGTTAGATGATTCTTTTTCAACTTAG